The genomic interval TTTACCACAGATGATTCGACTGCGCCAGTACCTGACGAAGATAATAAAACCACATCACTTTGAGTTTGAAATAATTTTTGTGTTTTTTCTATTATAGATTTGTATAGTGTTCTAAAATCTTCACTCCTATGATTGATAACAGGAGCTAACATAGCATTCATGACTCGGTTAGGAACATTGGTAGGACCAGGCAACATAACTAAGTATTCCATTGCGACTTTCAAAGTTACAGGATACTTTCCCGTTATTTATAAGTAATTCAATGCTTAATTTTTTAGTTATAAAGATATGAAAAGAGCTGTATCCAGAAAACAAAGACTTTTGAATGTTTTTGAAGCGAGTTCATCCAGAATTAATGACGGTAGAAAATCCATCATGATAATCGATAGACCGGAAGATATCTTTTACTACACAGGCTTCTGGGGAGAAGGAATACTAATCATTTTCGACAATCTGAATAGTAAGTTAATTGTTCCGAGGTTAGAGCGTTTAAGAGCATTAAACACGTCAAGACATTGTGATGTAGTATCATCAGAAAGAGGAAAAGGATTGATGGATTCCTTCTTGAATTTCATTGGATCAAACGATGTTGTTTGCTATGGGGGCAGCGATTATTGGATTGCAAGCATCATCGCAAAGCATGTCGGGAAGAGAAATTTAGTCCTAGGTGAAGAACTGTATAGGAAAATTAGAGAAATAAAGGACAAACAAGAAATTGAAACGATCAAGATTGCATCAAAAGTGATAGACAGGCTCTTTGGAATTGCCGAAAAGGAAATCAAAATCAATAAATCCGAGGAGGAGATTCAATCGATACTAGTCTATGAGGCGCTACGCATGGGTGCTAGATTCCCCAACTATCAATTCACATCCAATCCACTTATAGTTGCCAGCGGACCAAATGGATCGTTCCCTCACGCTGAAACATCTTCAAGGAAAATCAAAGGAGGCGATCTAGTTGTTTTGGACATTACTTTAAGTTATGACCATTACGTATCAGATGCAACCAGAACATTTGGAGTAGGTGAAATACCAAAAAAAGTGCAAGAGATATATGAAATAGTAAGAATCGCTCAAGAAAGAGCTATTCAACGGATTAAAACAACAAACGATTTTGCGGACATTGATCTAGAATGTAGAAAGATAATTAAAGAAGCTGGCTTTGGTGAGTTTTTTGTGCATTCAACAGGACATGGAATCGGACTAGAAGTTCATGAATTGCCTTGGATAAGACCTAATACGCATACTCCGATCAAAGAAAATATGACCATAACTATCGAACCAGGCATTTATGTTGAGAACAAATTTGGGATAAGGATTGAGGACAGTTTATGTATTATAAGTAAGAAAAATT from Candidatus Nitrosocosmicus hydrocola carries:
- a CDS encoding M24 family metallopeptidase, with protein sequence MKRAVSRKQRLLNVFEASSSRINDGRKSIMIIDRPEDIFYYTGFWGEGILIIFDNLNSKLIVPRLERLRALNTSRHCDVVSSERGKGLMDSFLNFIGSNDVVCYGGSDYWIASIIAKHVGKRNLVLGEELYRKIREIKDKQEIETIKIASKVIDRLFGIAEKEIKINKSEEEIQSILVYEALRMGARFPNYQFTSNPLIVASGPNGSFPHAETSSRKIKGGDLVVLDITLSYDHYVSDATRTFGVGEIPKKVQEIYEIVRIAQERAIQRIKTTNDFADIDLECRKIIKEAGFGEFFVHSTGHGIGLEVHELPWIRPNTHTPIKENMTITIEPGIYVENKFGIRIEDSLCIISKKNSKGKLKSKGFFNYLNFHKFDKDLIVI